The Parambassis ranga chromosome 19, fParRan2.1, whole genome shotgun sequence genome contains a region encoding:
- the ndel1a gene encoding nuclear distribution protein nudE-like 1-A isoform X1 yields MEMDMIPKFSSKDEEIDFWKALSLKYKKGCQEAQEELLEFQEGSRELEAELEAQLGQAEHRIKDLQSENNRLKNEVETLKEKLEQQYSQSYKQISLLEDDLSQTRSIKEQLHKYVRELEQSNDDLERAKRATIVSLENFEQRLNQAIERNAFLESELDEKESLLVSVQRLKDEARDLRQELAVRERQADVTRMSAPSSPTQDNVKMDTAVQASLSLPATPLSKGLDNAFAHPAVLSNGNSPLTPSARISALNIVSDLLRKVGALESKLAACRNFAKDQKARKAYALDNSNALNANYSHTLHMSYFDKATVNGLQPGTLTAITAPPAASSPGLVPLAV; encoded by the exons ATGGAGATGGATATGATACCAAAGTTTTCTTCAAAAGATGAGGAAATTGACTTCTGGAAGGCTCTTTCCCTCAAGTACAAGAAGGG ctgcCAGGAGgctcaggaggagctgctggagttTCAGGAAGGAAGCAGGGAGCTGGAGGCCGAGCTGGAAGCACAGCTGGGTCAGGCTGAGCATCGCATTAAGGACCTGCAGTCTGAGAACAACCGACTCAAGAATGAAGTGGAAACACTCAAA gAGAAGCTGGAGCAGCAGTACTCTCAGAGCTACAAGCAGATCTCCTTGTTAGAGGATGACCTCAGCCAAACACGCAGCATCAAGGAGCAGCTCCACAAATATGTCCGAGAGCTGGAACAGTCCAATGATGACCTGGAAAGAGCCAAAAG GGCCACCATCGTGTCCCTGGAGAACTTTGAGCAGCGCCTGAACCAGGCCATCGAGAGGAACGCCTTCCTGGAGAGCGAGCTAGATGAGAAGGAGTCACTGCTGGTCTCTGTGCAAAGGTTAAAGGATGAAGCCAGAG ACTTGCGGCAGGAGCTTGCCGTGCGAGAGAGGCAGGCAGATGTAACCAGGATGTCCGCTCCAAGTTCACCCACACAGGACAATGTGAAGATGGACACTGCGGTgcaggcctctctctctctgccagctACCCCACTGAGCAAAGGTCTGGATAATGCCTTCGCTCACCCAGCAG TGCTGTCAAATGGCAACTCTCCTCTGACTCCCTCTGCCAGAATATCGGCCCTAAACATCGTCAGTGATTTGCTCCGGAAAGTTGGG GCTCTGGAGTCAAAGCTCGCTGCCTGCAGGAACTTTGCAAAGGACCAGAAAGCCAGGAAGGCGTACGCTCTGGACAACAGCAACGCACTGAATGCAAACTACTCACATACACTGCATATGTCATATTTTGACAAAGC
- the LOC114452097 gene encoding rho GTPase-activating protein 44-like isoform X2, with product MKKQFNRMRQLANQTVGRAEKTEVLSEDLLQVEKRLELVKQVSHSTHKKLTACLQGQQGVDVEKKSVRSPSKKLPLTTLAQCMVEGAAVLGDDSLLGKMLKLCGETQDRLAQELIVFELTIERDVVEPLYDLAEVEIPNIQKQRKHLAKLVLDMDSARTRYYQSTKSSGLSSNLQPTGAKADHLREEMEEAANRMEICRDQLSADMYSFVAKETDYASYFQTLIEVQAEYHRKSLELLQSVLPQIKAHQETWVEKPCYGKPLVEHLALSGRDIAFPIEACVTMLLECGMQEEGLFRVAPSASKLKKLKASLDCGVLDFQEYSADPHAIAGALKSYLRELPEPLMTFELYNDWIQASNIQDQDKRLQALLNACEKLPPANNNNFKYLIKFLSKLTEYQDVNKMTPGNIAIVLGPNLLWTHNEGSNITEMMTTVSLQIVGIIEPIIQHADWFFPGEIEFNVTGNYGSPVHTNHNANYSSMPSPDMDQMDRKQNDQCRRPLSVATDNMMLEFYKKDGTLKNKELSPVIGQKGLQGTVTSSGQPQLSEHSPHTLRRAKKLAPIPPKAPYCQTGAMSDQSTGQPSPVSLSPTPPSTPSPYGFSYPQGYATIGSPGAIQTVTTPSLSSPPSLAGTLTKARPTPKPPRQRPSLPPPQPPSTPGTSPQPLDHSSGLLDGLSPGESMSTDSLCNLDIPIINMELDGIFDLTYVYPFKNSVALLETTNSRADSEEESESTVL from the exons AGCTGAAAAAACAGAAGTATTAAGTGAAGACCTGCTGCAG GTGGAGAAACGTCTGGAGCTGGTCAAGCAGGtttcccacagcacacacaagaAGCTCACTGCCTGTCTGCAGGGACAGCAGGGCGTGGATGTGGAGAAGAAGTCTGTCAGGTCACCCTCG aAAAAGCTTCCCCTCACAACACTAGCACAATGTATGGTGGAGGGGGCGGCTGTGCTCGGAGACGATTCTTTACTagg GAAGATGCTGAAGCTTTGTGGCGAGACACAGGACAGACTCGCTCAGGAGCTCATTGTGTTCGAGCTCACAATCGAGAGAGACGTGGTCGAGCCCCTGTACGACCTTGCAGAG GTGGAAATCCCAAATATCCAGAAACAAAGGAAACATTTAGCAAAACTGGTCCTGGACATGGACTCTGCGCGCACACG GTACTACCAGTCCACCAAGTCTTCAGGACTGTCCAGCAACCTTCAGCCAACTGGAGCCAAGGCCGACCACCTCAgggaagagatggaggaggcaGCCAACCGCATGGAGATCTGCCGA GATCAGTTATCAGCAGACATGTACAGCTTTGTGGCCAAAGAAACTGACTATGCAAGCTACTTCCAGACA ctGATAGAGGTCCAGGCAGAGTACCACAGGAAGTCTTTAGAGCTGCttcaaagtgttctgccccagATCAAAGCTCATCAGG agaCCTGGGTGGAGAAACCATGCTACGGCAAACCATTAGTGGAGCACTTAGCGCTCAGCGGGAGAGATATTGCCTTTCCCATCGAGGCCTGTGTCACCATGCTACTGGAGTGTGGCATGCAGGAGGAG GGTTTGTTCAGAGTCGCTCCATCAGCCTCCAAACTGAAGAAGCTGAAGGCGTCGTTGGATTGCGGGGTGTTAGACTTTCAGGAATACTCTGCAGACCCACACGCCATCGCAG GGGCTTTAAAGTCATACCTGCGGGAGCTTCCTGAGCCGTTAATGACCTTTGAACTCTACAACGACTGGATCCAGGCCTCCAA CATTCAGGATCAAGACAAGAGGCTGCAGGCTCTGCTCAATGCCTGTGAGAAACTGCCCCcagccaacaacaacaactttaa GTATTTGATCAAATTCCTCTCCAAACTGACTGAATACCAGGATGTAAACAAGATGACACCTGGAAATATTGCCATTGTCCTTGGACCCAACCTGCTGTGGACTCACAATGAAGG CAGCAACATCACAGAGATGATGACGACCGTTTCCCTGCAGATCGTCGGCATCATTGAGCCCATCATTCAGCATGCCGACTGGTTCTTCCCAGGAG AAATCGAGTTCAATGTCACAGGGAACTACGGCAGCCCCGTTCACACCAACCACAACGCCAACTACAGCTCCATGCCGTCTCCTGATATGGATCAGATGGATCGTAAGCAGAATGACCAGTGCCGACGGCCGCTCAGTGTTGCCACGGACAACATGATGCTGGAATTCTACAAAAAGGATGG TACTCTGAAGAACAAGGAGCTGTCTCCGGTGATCGGGCAGAAGGGACTCCAGGGAACAGTGACCTCTAGTGGACAGCCACAACTGTCTGAGCACAGTCCACACACCCTGAGAAGAG CAAAGAAGCTTGCTCCGATACCACCCAAAGCTCCCTACTGTCAGACAGGAGCCATGTCGGACCAGTCCACAGGTCAGCCGTCTCCGGTCAGCCTGTCGCCCACTCCTCCCAGCACACCTTCCCCGTACGGCTTCAGCTACCCACAGGGATATGCTACCATTGGCTCCCCAGGAGCGATCCAGACAGTCACAAccccatctctctcctctccgcCCTCCTTGGCTGGAACTCTCACTAAGGCCAGGCCAACCCCTAAGCCGCCACGGCAGAGGCCCAGCTTGCCTCCCCCTCAGCCCCCAAGCACACCAGGCACCAGTCCTCAGCCTCTGGATCACTCATCAGGTCTCCTGGATGGTTTGTCTCCTGGGGAAAGCATGTCCACAG ATTCCCTCTGCAACTTGGACATCCCCATCATCAACATGGAACTGGACGGTATATTTGATTTGACTTACGTCTACCCCTTCAAGAACTCAGTGGCACTGCTCGAAACAACCAACAGCAGGGCAGACTCCGAGGAGGAGTCTGAAAGCACAGTGCTATGA
- the tex47 gene encoding testis-expressed protein 47 isoform X2, protein MEYMGSLKAEGNKEEEPGTSLFHHLMAQRTNLEKDTMVLLQRLVVIAQLSRDVVDRKEVGAHYENLNFQLNKQFKRDLITGLLLIYPSCLLYIIESSRDFLLSVLKDLQAMQQKPDGTLLKAKIVFMAHNPESRMFQQWSYKVMDAAQVAVDTGIKRLEEDEESTETLVCSVLSSLQKLSENLQVSRMVLPGLVLDQTPQMIIPQKVLDKLLCRDELQSPAQHLQMYNSPLDISMEFGQVNPLNFYSSV, encoded by the exons ATGGAGTACATGGGATCACTGAAAGCAGAGGGAAATAAAGAGGAAGAACCCGGGACTAGTTTGTTTCACCATTTAATGGCGCAGAGGACAAATCTAGAAAAGGACACG ATGGTCCTGCTGCAGCGGCTGGTAGTTATCGCACAGCTCTCCCGTGATGTTGTCGATAGGAAAGAAGTAGGAG CACATTATGAAAATCTCAACTTTCAGCTGAACAAGCAGTTCAAAAGGGATCTGATAACCGGCCTGCTGCTCATCTATCCATCCTGTCTGCTGTACATCATTGAA TCATCCAGGGATTTTCTACTTTCTGTTTTAAAAGACCTCCAAGCCATGCAGCAAAAACCAGATGG TACCTTGCTGAAAGCTAAGATTGTGTTCATGGCGCACAACCCTGAGAGCAGGATGTTTCAGCAGTGGAGCTACAAG GTGATGGACGCAGCTCAGGTGGCTGTGGACACAGGGATTAAACGACtcgaggaggatgaggagagcaCAGAGACTCTGGTTTGCAGTGTCCTCTCATCGCTGCAGAAACTAAGTGAAAACCTGCAAGTGTCTAGGATG GTACTTCCTGGATTGGTGTTGGATCAGACTCCACAGATGATCATCCCTCAGAAGGTTCTGGACAAACTCTTGTGTAGAGACGAACTACAGAGTCCAGCACAACATCTGCAGATGTACAACTCACCCTTAGACATCAGCATGGAGTTTG GACAAGTTAATCCACTAAACTTCTACTCCAGTGTTTAA
- the LOC114452097 gene encoding rho GTPase-activating protein 44-like isoform X1: MKKQFNRMRQLANQTVGRAEKTEVLSEDLLQVEKRLELVKQVSHSTHKKLTACLQGQQGVDVEKKSVRSPSKKLPLTTLAQCMVEGAAVLGDDSLLGKMLKLCGETQDRLAQELIVFELTIERDVVEPLYDLAEVEIPNIQKQRKHLAKLVLDMDSARTRYYQSTKSSGLSSNLQPTGAKADHLREEMEEAANRMEICRDQLSADMYSFVAKETDYASYFQTLIEVQAEYHRKSLELLQSVLPQIKAHQETWVEKPCYGKPLVEHLALSGRDIAFPIEACVTMLLECGMQEEGLFRVAPSASKLKKLKASLDCGVLDFQEYSADPHAIAGALKSYLRELPEPLMTFELYNDWIQASNIQDQDKRLQALLNACEKLPPANNNNFKYLIKFLSKLTEYQDVNKMTPGNIAIVLGPNLLWTHNEGSNITEMMTTVSLQIVGIIEPIIQHADWFFPGEIEFNVTGNYGSPVHTNHNANYSSMPSPDMDQMDRKQNDQCRRPLSVATDNMMLEFYKKDGSDDASSNWSDSCYPYPSPEEERPPPPYPSSSSSSSSSSCSSYSLPHHHFYTRAPPGMRPFAPSPECVPSGPSPPPRRISYSPPTLSQSLCPSPQQLDVNSNPKPTSLHLPKQASLSDAPHAPPSEMNGTTLYIKPPLVLTRHDLFLGSPKPPNTPLSAPPPWAACVCSRERGAKLTSTLKNKELSPVIGQKGLQGTVTSSGQPQLSEHSPHTLRRAKKLAPIPPKAPYCQTGAMSDQSTGQPSPVSLSPTPPSTPSPYGFSYPQGYATIGSPGAIQTVTTPSLSSPPSLAGTLTKARPTPKPPRQRPSLPPPQPPSTPGTSPQPLDHSSGLLDGLSPGESMSTDSLCNLDIPIINMELDGIFDLTYVYPFKNSVALLETTNSRADSEEESESTVL; the protein is encoded by the exons AGCTGAAAAAACAGAAGTATTAAGTGAAGACCTGCTGCAG GTGGAGAAACGTCTGGAGCTGGTCAAGCAGGtttcccacagcacacacaagaAGCTCACTGCCTGTCTGCAGGGACAGCAGGGCGTGGATGTGGAGAAGAAGTCTGTCAGGTCACCCTCG aAAAAGCTTCCCCTCACAACACTAGCACAATGTATGGTGGAGGGGGCGGCTGTGCTCGGAGACGATTCTTTACTagg GAAGATGCTGAAGCTTTGTGGCGAGACACAGGACAGACTCGCTCAGGAGCTCATTGTGTTCGAGCTCACAATCGAGAGAGACGTGGTCGAGCCCCTGTACGACCTTGCAGAG GTGGAAATCCCAAATATCCAGAAACAAAGGAAACATTTAGCAAAACTGGTCCTGGACATGGACTCTGCGCGCACACG GTACTACCAGTCCACCAAGTCTTCAGGACTGTCCAGCAACCTTCAGCCAACTGGAGCCAAGGCCGACCACCTCAgggaagagatggaggaggcaGCCAACCGCATGGAGATCTGCCGA GATCAGTTATCAGCAGACATGTACAGCTTTGTGGCCAAAGAAACTGACTATGCAAGCTACTTCCAGACA ctGATAGAGGTCCAGGCAGAGTACCACAGGAAGTCTTTAGAGCTGCttcaaagtgttctgccccagATCAAAGCTCATCAGG agaCCTGGGTGGAGAAACCATGCTACGGCAAACCATTAGTGGAGCACTTAGCGCTCAGCGGGAGAGATATTGCCTTTCCCATCGAGGCCTGTGTCACCATGCTACTGGAGTGTGGCATGCAGGAGGAG GGTTTGTTCAGAGTCGCTCCATCAGCCTCCAAACTGAAGAAGCTGAAGGCGTCGTTGGATTGCGGGGTGTTAGACTTTCAGGAATACTCTGCAGACCCACACGCCATCGCAG GGGCTTTAAAGTCATACCTGCGGGAGCTTCCTGAGCCGTTAATGACCTTTGAACTCTACAACGACTGGATCCAGGCCTCCAA CATTCAGGATCAAGACAAGAGGCTGCAGGCTCTGCTCAATGCCTGTGAGAAACTGCCCCcagccaacaacaacaactttaa GTATTTGATCAAATTCCTCTCCAAACTGACTGAATACCAGGATGTAAACAAGATGACACCTGGAAATATTGCCATTGTCCTTGGACCCAACCTGCTGTGGACTCACAATGAAGG CAGCAACATCACAGAGATGATGACGACCGTTTCCCTGCAGATCGTCGGCATCATTGAGCCCATCATTCAGCATGCCGACTGGTTCTTCCCAGGAG AAATCGAGTTCAATGTCACAGGGAACTACGGCAGCCCCGTTCACACCAACCACAACGCCAACTACAGCTCCATGCCGTCTCCTGATATGGATCAGATGGATCGTAAGCAGAATGACCAGTGCCGACGGCCGCTCAGTGTTGCCACGGACAACATGATGCTGGAATTCTACAAAAAGGATGG CTCGGATGATGCGTCCTCCAATTGGTCGGACTCCTGTTACCCATACCCCTCCCCTGAGGAGGAGAGGCCGCCCCCCCCATacccttcttcctcttcttcctcttcctcctcctcttgctcttcctACTCGCTCCCCCACCACCACTTCTACACCCGTGCACCTCCGGGTATGCGTCCTTTCGCTCCCAGTCCTGAATGCGTGCCTTCTGGCCCATCCCCTCCACCCCGCCGCATCAGCTACAGCCCACCCACGCTCTCCCAATCCCTGTGCCCGTCTCCCCAGCAGCTAGATGTCAACTCCAATCCCAAACCTACCTCCCTGCACCTGCCCAAACAGGCCTCCCTGTCCGACGCTCCGCATGCGCCCCCATCTGAAATGAATGGCACCACCCTATACATCAAACCCCCGCTCGTTCTCACTCGTCACGACCTCTTCCTCGGCTCCCCTAAACCCCCCAACACCCCTCTATCTGCTCCCCCTCCATGGGCAGCCTGTGTTTGTAGCCGGGAGAGAGGAGCCAAGCTGACGAG TACTCTGAAGAACAAGGAGCTGTCTCCGGTGATCGGGCAGAAGGGACTCCAGGGAACAGTGACCTCTAGTGGACAGCCACAACTGTCTGAGCACAGTCCACACACCCTGAGAAGAG CAAAGAAGCTTGCTCCGATACCACCCAAAGCTCCCTACTGTCAGACAGGAGCCATGTCGGACCAGTCCACAGGTCAGCCGTCTCCGGTCAGCCTGTCGCCCACTCCTCCCAGCACACCTTCCCCGTACGGCTTCAGCTACCCACAGGGATATGCTACCATTGGCTCCCCAGGAGCGATCCAGACAGTCACAAccccatctctctcctctccgcCCTCCTTGGCTGGAACTCTCACTAAGGCCAGGCCAACCCCTAAGCCGCCACGGCAGAGGCCCAGCTTGCCTCCCCCTCAGCCCCCAAGCACACCAGGCACCAGTCCTCAGCCTCTGGATCACTCATCAGGTCTCCTGGATGGTTTGTCTCCTGGGGAAAGCATGTCCACAG ATTCCCTCTGCAACTTGGACATCCCCATCATCAACATGGAACTGGACGGTATATTTGATTTGACTTACGTCTACCCCTTCAAGAACTCAGTGGCACTGCTCGAAACAACCAACAGCAGGGCAGACTCCGAGGAGGAGTCTGAAAGCACAGTGCTATGA
- the ndel1a gene encoding nuclear distribution protein nudE-like 1-A isoform X2: protein MEMDMIPKFSSKDEEIDFWKALSLKYKKGCQEAQEELLEFQEGSRELEAELEAQLGQAEHRIKDLQSENNRLKNEVETLKEKLEQQYSQSYKQISLLEDDLSQTRSIKEQLHKYVRELEQSNDDLERAKRATIVSLENFEQRLNQAIERNAFLESELDEKESLLVSVQRLKDEARDLRQELAVRERQADVTRMSAPSSPTQDNVKMDTAVQASLSLPATPLSKGLDNAFAHPAVLSNGNSPLTPSARISALNIVSDLLRKVGALESKLAACRNFAKDQKARKAYALDNSNALNANYSHTLHMSYFDKATERVTFPALILGP from the exons ATGGAGATGGATATGATACCAAAGTTTTCTTCAAAAGATGAGGAAATTGACTTCTGGAAGGCTCTTTCCCTCAAGTACAAGAAGGG ctgcCAGGAGgctcaggaggagctgctggagttTCAGGAAGGAAGCAGGGAGCTGGAGGCCGAGCTGGAAGCACAGCTGGGTCAGGCTGAGCATCGCATTAAGGACCTGCAGTCTGAGAACAACCGACTCAAGAATGAAGTGGAAACACTCAAA gAGAAGCTGGAGCAGCAGTACTCTCAGAGCTACAAGCAGATCTCCTTGTTAGAGGATGACCTCAGCCAAACACGCAGCATCAAGGAGCAGCTCCACAAATATGTCCGAGAGCTGGAACAGTCCAATGATGACCTGGAAAGAGCCAAAAG GGCCACCATCGTGTCCCTGGAGAACTTTGAGCAGCGCCTGAACCAGGCCATCGAGAGGAACGCCTTCCTGGAGAGCGAGCTAGATGAGAAGGAGTCACTGCTGGTCTCTGTGCAAAGGTTAAAGGATGAAGCCAGAG ACTTGCGGCAGGAGCTTGCCGTGCGAGAGAGGCAGGCAGATGTAACCAGGATGTCCGCTCCAAGTTCACCCACACAGGACAATGTGAAGATGGACACTGCGGTgcaggcctctctctctctgccagctACCCCACTGAGCAAAGGTCTGGATAATGCCTTCGCTCACCCAGCAG TGCTGTCAAATGGCAACTCTCCTCTGACTCCCTCTGCCAGAATATCGGCCCTAAACATCGTCAGTGATTTGCTCCGGAAAGTTGGG GCTCTGGAGTCAAAGCTCGCTGCCTGCAGGAACTTTGCAAAGGACCAGAAAGCCAGGAAGGCGTACGCTCTGGACAACAGCAACGCACTGAATGCAAACTACTCACATACACTGCATATGTCATATTTTGACAAAGC gacagagagggtcACGTTCCCTGCATTAATTCTGG
- the tex47 gene encoding testis-expressed protein 47 isoform X1, translated as MSVSQEVSVSTKSWKMKDSEDEDIDKVTMFDLVCSKMREMVLLQRLVVIAQLSRDVVDRKEVGAHYENLNFQLNKQFKRDLITGLLLIYPSCLLYIIESSRDFLLSVLKDLQAMQQKPDGTLLKAKIVFMAHNPESRMFQQWSYKVMDAAQVAVDTGIKRLEEDEESTETLVCSVLSSLQKLSENLQVSRMVLPGLVLDQTPQMIIPQKVLDKLLCRDELQSPAQHLQMYNSPLDISMEFGQVNPLNFYSSV; from the exons ATGAGCGTTTCGCAGGAAGTCAGTGTTTCTACCAAGTCCTGGAAAATGAAAGACTCGGAGGACGAAGACATAGACAAAGTGACGATGTTTGACCTGGTCTGCTCGAAAATGAGAGAG ATGGTCCTGCTGCAGCGGCTGGTAGTTATCGCACAGCTCTCCCGTGATGTTGTCGATAGGAAAGAAGTAGGAG CACATTATGAAAATCTCAACTTTCAGCTGAACAAGCAGTTCAAAAGGGATCTGATAACCGGCCTGCTGCTCATCTATCCATCCTGTCTGCTGTACATCATTGAA TCATCCAGGGATTTTCTACTTTCTGTTTTAAAAGACCTCCAAGCCATGCAGCAAAAACCAGATGG TACCTTGCTGAAAGCTAAGATTGTGTTCATGGCGCACAACCCTGAGAGCAGGATGTTTCAGCAGTGGAGCTACAAG GTGATGGACGCAGCTCAGGTGGCTGTGGACACAGGGATTAAACGACtcgaggaggatgaggagagcaCAGAGACTCTGGTTTGCAGTGTCCTCTCATCGCTGCAGAAACTAAGTGAAAACCTGCAAGTGTCTAGGATG GTACTTCCTGGATTGGTGTTGGATCAGACTCCACAGATGATCATCCCTCAGAAGGTTCTGGACAAACTCTTGTGTAGAGACGAACTACAGAGTCCAGCACAACATCTGCAGATGTACAACTCACCCTTAGACATCAGCATGGAGTTTG GACAAGTTAATCCACTAAACTTCTACTCCAGTGTTTAA